A single Candidatus Aegiribacteria sp. DNA region contains:
- a CDS encoding phosphoenolpyruvate carboxykinase (ATP), translating into MTLQQRVTETVNSRDNVFRNIPRTEMIRKAVDRGEAVVSACGALSTWTPPESTGRSPKDTLIVKRKSSQDSIDWTSPNNIPVDEGTFDMVFEDALEKLAEVPELFITDRLIGADSSYALPVHTISDGALPALFTDNMFRPWVDEAAESTCFRDKHFTLIVLPYHKLDPLKYEGRLRIDPRLGHTSTMMVGMDMDRRIGIVYGSAYGGSVKKLMFTVMNYLLPTVDILPMHCSANEGDDGKSALLLGLSGTGKTTLSADPSRALLGDDEHGWGESGIANFENGCYAKLIDLSAKKEPEIYNACFHEGDWLEHGSIIENTMMYTDGHFDLFDDRLTPNSRGSYPLRYLSNIKESSVAGHPSTILFLTADANGVLPPVSKLSRNQAMFWFLMGYTSKLAGTETGITEPVSTFSRFFGEPFMPRNPDVYASMLGERMDRYGTEVYLINTGWSGGPYGVGSRIDLPLTRIMVNAALSGILREISCHEDPVFRVMVPDSCPGLPDCSILDPVNTWENKEAYRARAHKLATEFRAHFGKAYGNKGISEEIASECPGSGLASGHYV; encoded by the coding sequence ATGACACTTCAGCAGAGGGTTACGGAAACTGTTAATTCAAGGGACAATGTATTCAGGAATATTCCCAGGACTGAAATGATACGGAAAGCAGTGGACAGGGGTGAGGCTGTTGTCAGTGCCTGCGGAGCGCTGTCCACCTGGACTCCTCCCGAATCAACGGGAAGGAGCCCGAAAGACACTCTGATAGTAAAACGGAAATCAAGCCAGGACAGTATCGACTGGACCAGCCCCAACAATATTCCGGTTGACGAAGGTACATTCGATATGGTCTTTGAAGACGCTCTTGAAAAACTCGCGGAAGTACCCGAGCTTTTTATCACCGACAGGCTCATAGGCGCTGATTCATCTTACGCTCTGCCGGTGCATACCATTTCTGACGGGGCTCTGCCTGCTCTTTTCACCGATAATATGTTCCGCCCATGGGTAGATGAAGCCGCTGAGAGCACATGCTTCCGGGATAAGCATTTTACTCTGATAGTTCTGCCTTACCACAAACTTGACCCTTTGAAGTACGAAGGTCGTCTGAGGATTGATCCAAGACTAGGACATACATCAACGATGATGGTGGGAATGGATATGGACCGCCGCATCGGGATCGTCTACGGTTCAGCTTATGGAGGAAGCGTAAAGAAGCTGATGTTCACCGTTATGAACTACCTTCTTCCAACGGTGGATATCCTCCCGATGCATTGCAGCGCTAACGAGGGTGATGATGGTAAAAGCGCCCTTCTTCTTGGACTTTCCGGAACGGGCAAGACAACGCTTTCGGCGGATCCTTCCAGAGCTCTTCTTGGAGATGACGAACACGGCTGGGGAGAAAGCGGAATAGCCAATTTTGAGAACGGGTGCTACGCGAAACTCATAGATCTCAGCGCAAAGAAGGAACCGGAGATATACAATGCCTGTTTTCACGAAGGTGACTGGCTCGAGCACGGCTCGATAATCGAGAACACGATGATGTACACTGACGGGCATTTTGACCTTTTTGACGACAGGCTTACACCCAATTCCAGAGGTTCGTATCCGCTGCGTTACCTTTCCAACATCAAAGAATCATCAGTGGCGGGACATCCATCAACCATCCTTTTCCTTACAGCGGACGCCAATGGTGTATTACCCCCCGTATCGAAACTGAGCCGGAATCAGGCTATGTTCTGGTTCCTGATGGGCTATACCAGCAAGCTTGCCGGAACTGAAACGGGAATTACCGAGCCCGTAAGTACTTTCTCAAGGTTCTTCGGTGAACCCTTCATGCCCAGAAATCCCGATGTTTACGCGTCGATGCTTGGCGAGCGAATGGATCGGTACGGTACGGAAGTCTACCTCATTAATACAGGCTGGAGCGGAGGGCCATACGGAGTGGGTTCAAGGATAGACCTGCCACTCACGAGAATAATGGTAAACGCCGCCCTTTCGGGAATACTGAGAGAGATCAGTTGCCATGAAGACCCTGTTTTCAGAGTAATGGTGCCGGATTCATGCCCGGGATTGCCTGACTGTTCAATACTTGATCCTGTGAATACTTGGGAAAACAAGGAAGCCTACAGAGCCAGAGCCCACAAGCTTGCAACTGAATTCAGGGCGCATTTCGGAAAAGCCTACGGTAACAAGGGTATTTCCGAAGAGATTGCAAGCGAATGTCCAGGGTCAGGTCTTGCATCCGGGCATTATGTATAG